From one Pyxidicoccus sp. MSG2 genomic stretch:
- a CDS encoding heavy metal translocating P-type ATPase has protein sequence MSGKQLELYVENLDCENDAAKLKRGLAGTPGVVDVTVYAKAAKVVLTLEEGRTSADAVQERLEGLGFPARRQRGKTGPVRPWKNPKVLTSLASGVLLLAGWLGARAGAPPAVTWGIFLASLASGAWYFGREALEELLHEHQVGIELLMLVAAVVATLLGEPMEGAMLAFLYSISEAMEGYTEEKTRSAIEALMDLAPKVALVRRDGRDVEVPVEELRVGDTFLVRPGEAVATDGVVLAGASSVNQAPVTGESIPVDKDEGATVFAGSINGEGSLEVKATTTYANNTISRIIHMVEEAQEKKGQSQRFIERFGRRYSPLVLLAGVLFAVVPPLLFGGAWATWLARAIVFVVAAAPCALVISIPITLVATLGTAARKGVLIKGGTFVELLATVDVVALDKTGTLTRGQPDVTDVRLFPTWATEAGNSEARLLSAAAGVERHSQHPLALAIVRRAEQEGVRVGEVQGFRSLTGAGATGSYQGVPLYVGSPALFEEKLGLRLDALREEVACLQAEGKTVVVVGDERTPWGLLAIRDSLRPNARAAIAALHAAGVKKVVMLTGDNERTAQALAREVGIDEVHAGLKPEDKAARVRELTRTHGHVAMVGDGVNDAPALAEATVGVAMGAAGTDVALETADVALMADNLERLAYALTLARRNHAVVRQNLVLSALVISVLVVGALAGTFTLPIAVLAHEVSEFIVIGSGLRMLRA, from the coding sequence ATGAGCGGCAAGCAGTTGGAGCTGTACGTCGAGAACCTCGATTGCGAGAACGACGCGGCGAAGCTGAAGCGGGGCCTTGCCGGCACGCCCGGCGTGGTGGACGTCACCGTCTACGCCAAGGCCGCCAAGGTAGTCCTCACCCTGGAGGAGGGAAGGACTTCCGCGGACGCCGTGCAGGAGCGGTTGGAGGGCCTGGGTTTCCCAGCCAGACGTCAGCGCGGGAAGACGGGCCCGGTCCGCCCCTGGAAGAATCCCAAGGTGCTCACCTCGCTGGCCTCGGGCGTGCTGCTGCTGGCCGGATGGTTGGGAGCACGCGCCGGGGCGCCGCCGGCGGTGACCTGGGGCATCTTCCTCGCCTCGCTCGCTTCGGGTGCCTGGTACTTCGGCCGGGAAGCACTGGAGGAACTCCTCCACGAGCACCAGGTGGGCATCGAGCTGCTCATGCTGGTGGCCGCCGTGGTCGCCACCCTCCTGGGCGAGCCCATGGAGGGCGCCATGCTGGCCTTCCTCTACTCCATCTCCGAGGCCATGGAGGGCTACACCGAGGAGAAGACGCGCAGTGCCATCGAAGCGCTCATGGACCTCGCCCCCAAGGTGGCCCTGGTGCGCCGGGACGGCAGGGACGTGGAAGTGCCCGTGGAAGAGCTGCGGGTGGGCGACACCTTCCTCGTGCGCCCAGGCGAGGCGGTGGCGACGGACGGCGTGGTGCTGGCAGGCGCCTCCAGCGTCAACCAGGCCCCCGTCACGGGCGAGAGCATTCCGGTGGACAAGGACGAGGGCGCCACGGTCTTCGCCGGCAGCATCAATGGCGAGGGCTCGCTGGAGGTGAAGGCCACGACCACCTACGCCAACAACACCATCTCCCGCATCATCCACATGGTGGAGGAGGCGCAGGAGAAGAAGGGCCAGAGCCAGCGCTTCATCGAGCGCTTCGGCCGGCGCTACAGCCCCCTCGTCCTGCTGGCCGGTGTCCTCTTCGCGGTGGTTCCACCCCTCCTCTTTGGAGGCGCATGGGCGACGTGGCTGGCGCGCGCCATTGTCTTCGTCGTGGCGGCGGCTCCCTGTGCCCTCGTCATTTCGATTCCCATCACCCTGGTGGCCACTCTCGGCACGGCTGCCAGGAAGGGCGTGCTCATCAAGGGGGGCACCTTCGTCGAGCTACTCGCCACGGTGGACGTGGTGGCCCTGGACAAGACCGGAACGCTCACGCGCGGACAGCCCGACGTCACCGACGTCCGCCTGTTTCCCACCTGGGCCACGGAGGCGGGTAACTCGGAGGCGCGGCTGCTGTCAGCGGCAGCGGGAGTGGAGCGCCACAGTCAGCACCCGTTGGCCCTGGCCATCGTCCGGCGTGCGGAACAGGAAGGCGTGCGCGTGGGAGAAGTGCAGGGCTTCCGGTCGCTCACCGGCGCCGGAGCCACCGGGAGCTACCAGGGCGTCCCCTTGTACGTCGGCAGCCCCGCGCTCTTCGAGGAGAAGCTGGGCCTTCGTCTCGACGCGCTCCGGGAGGAGGTGGCGTGCCTCCAGGCCGAGGGCAAGACGGTGGTGGTGGTGGGCGATGAGAGGACACCCTGGGGGCTGCTGGCCATCCGCGACAGCCTCCGCCCCAATGCCCGCGCCGCCATTGCAGCCCTCCACGCAGCGGGCGTGAAGAAGGTGGTGATGCTCACCGGAGACAACGAGCGCACCGCCCAGGCCCTGGCACGCGAGGTGGGCATTGACGAGGTGCACGCGGGTCTGAAGCCCGAGGACAAGGCGGCCAGGGTGCGTGAGCTCACGCGCACGCACGGACACGTGGCGATGGTGGGTGATGGCGTCAACGACGCACCCGCACTCGCGGAAGCCACGGTCGGCGTGGCCATGGGTGCAGCGGGTACGGACGTCGCCCTGGAGACGGCGGACGTGGCCCTCATGGCCGATAACCTGGAGCGACTCGCGTATGCCCTGACGCTCGCCCGGCGCAACCACGCCGTGGTGCGCCAGAACCTGGTCCTCTCCGCGCTCGTCATCAGTGTGCTGGTGGTGGGGGCACTCGCTGGGACTTTCACGCTGCCCATCGCGGTCCTCGCTCACGAGGTCAGCGAATTCATCGTCATCGGCAGCGGGCTGCGCATGCTGCGAGCCTGA
- a CDS encoding helix-turn-helix transcriptional regulator, producing the protein MPATGMDSPPGTSMKRGNMPPEGWQGRMFLESGQLVYAGPAGSTALHAHHAFQLLVALKDTAEIQGADGVQVRTHVAVIPPDASHAFVTPVPAVVLLYIDPDGLAGRLLRRKGGSARDAAQWVVAGQPLLAAAPDSLPRTWEEARRVATALLSTLVGPSQRPQVLHPAVLRAVRYLNDSLERDVRLGAVASHAGISPSRLSHLFASQLGIPLRPYVLWLRLQRAAAALREGLTLTEAAHRAGFADGAHLTRVFRRMFGIRPTEVMGWAEWVVPEPLGASR; encoded by the coding sequence ATGCCAGCAACCGGAATGGACAGCCCGCCCGGCACCTCGATGAAGCGCGGCAACATGCCACCGGAAGGCTGGCAGGGACGTATGTTCCTGGAGAGCGGCCAACTCGTCTACGCGGGTCCGGCCGGCAGCACCGCGTTGCATGCCCATCACGCCTTCCAGCTGCTGGTGGCATTGAAGGACACCGCGGAGATTCAGGGGGCGGACGGCGTTCAGGTGCGGACCCACGTGGCCGTCATCCCTCCGGATGCATCGCATGCCTTCGTGACCCCCGTGCCCGCCGTCGTCCTGCTCTACATAGACCCCGACGGCCTGGCGGGACGACTCCTCCGCAGGAAGGGGGGAAGTGCCCGCGACGCCGCGCAGTGGGTGGTGGCGGGGCAGCCCCTGCTCGCCGCCGCTCCAGACTCGCTTCCCAGGACGTGGGAAGAAGCCCGCCGGGTAGCCACCGCGCTGCTGTCCACGCTCGTGGGGCCCTCGCAGCGCCCACAGGTGCTGCACCCGGCCGTCCTGCGTGCGGTCCGCTACCTCAACGACTCCCTGGAGCGGGACGTGCGCCTGGGAGCAGTGGCTTCACACGCGGGCATCTCCCCCAGCCGGCTGTCACACCTGTTCGCCTCGCAACTCGGCATCCCCTTGCGCCCCTACGTGCTCTGGCTCCGCCTGCAGCGCGCGGCTGCCGCCCTGCGCGAGGGGCTGACGCTGACCGAGGCCGCCCATCGGGCGGGCTTCGCCGACGGAGCCCACCTCACGCGCGTCTTCCGGAGAATGTTCGGCATCCGGCCCACCGAAGTCATGGGCTGGGCGGAGTGGGTGGTCCCCGAACCGCTCGGAGCGTCGAGATAG
- a CDS encoding sterol desaturase family protein, whose translation MDTSLAQTPDAARRPPLFLLYLPYPLVFFGGVAVLVAAVARGIPYWRVGPPVLVAAALVVVALELWLPHARAWQRDSGDTVTDVLHFTGNILVNQGSVLVYGPVLTLLHGSSGLWPHLWPFWLQALLGTAVLDLGLYVIHRTSHRVGWMWRLHAIHHSSRRVYWLNGQRRHLVHELLEGAPGLLALGLLGAPPSVVACALATVTLHLMFQHGNFAYRAGVLRYVFAVAELHRWHHQRRWADVQGNYGAILSLWDYLFGTALPKKGEAPLDVGMDDEPTLPQDYVGQLAWPFRRDRK comes from the coding sequence ATGGACACTTCGCTTGCACAGACGCCGGATGCGGCCCGGCGCCCCCCCCTCTTCCTGCTGTACCTGCCCTACCCCCTCGTCTTCTTCGGGGGCGTGGCGGTGCTCGTCGCCGCGGTGGCTCGCGGCATTCCGTACTGGCGCGTAGGACCGCCGGTGCTCGTGGCCGCCGCGCTCGTCGTCGTGGCGCTGGAACTCTGGTTACCGCACGCGAGGGCGTGGCAGAGGGACTCCGGGGATACCGTGACGGACGTGCTGCACTTCACTGGCAACATCCTGGTCAACCAGGGTTCGGTGCTCGTCTACGGCCCCGTCCTCACGTTGCTGCACGGGAGCAGCGGCCTGTGGCCGCACCTCTGGCCATTCTGGCTCCAGGCCCTGCTGGGCACCGCCGTCCTTGATTTGGGCCTGTACGTCATCCACCGCACCAGTCACCGGGTGGGGTGGATGTGGCGTCTGCATGCCATCCACCACAGCTCCCGGCGTGTCTACTGGCTCAATGGTCAGCGTCGGCACCTCGTCCACGAGCTGCTGGAGGGAGCTCCCGGCCTGCTGGCACTGGGGCTGCTCGGCGCCCCGCCCAGCGTGGTGGCATGCGCCTTGGCCACCGTCACCCTGCACCTGATGTTCCAGCATGGAAACTTCGCCTACCGGGCTGGCGTGCTTCGATACGTCTTCGCCGTGGCAGAGCTCCACCGCTGGCACCATCAACGTCGGTGGGCCGACGTCCAGGGCAACTACGGTGCCATCCTGTCCCTGTGGGACTACCTGTTCGGGACTGCCCTCCCGAAGAAGGGGGAGGCCCCGCTCGATGTGGGGATGGATGATGAACCCACGCTGCCGCAGGACTACGTCGGACAGCTGGCCTGGCCGTTTCGCCGGGACAGGAAGTAG
- a CDS encoding RNA polymerase sigma factor yields MRPEVLEALIHNRQRFLAFLVPRVGGAEAAEEVLQAALLKGMESGSTLRQEESAVAWFYRVLRNALIDRHRHEEREERALRGLAGESALSTEDAVELERTVCACVSALSTTLKPEYAEALRKVDLEGQSLAALAEAAGITHANAKVRLHRARQALGRRLEQSCGPSCCRRGCVDCPCEPT; encoded by the coding sequence ATGCGCCCGGAAGTCCTGGAAGCCCTCATCCACAACCGGCAACGCTTTCTGGCGTTCCTGGTGCCCCGTGTCGGAGGTGCCGAGGCGGCGGAAGAGGTGCTTCAGGCCGCGCTCCTCAAGGGAATGGAGAGCGGGAGCACCTTGCGCCAGGAGGAGAGCGCGGTGGCCTGGTTCTATCGGGTGCTGCGCAACGCACTCATCGACCGCCACCGGCACGAGGAGCGCGAGGAGCGCGCACTTCGCGGGCTGGCCGGGGAGAGCGCCCTGTCCACCGAGGACGCCGTCGAGTTGGAAAGGACTGTCTGCGCCTGCGTGTCCGCCCTCTCCACCACCTTGAAGCCGGAGTACGCGGAGGCCCTGCGCAAGGTGGACCTGGAGGGGCAGAGCCTCGCCGCACTCGCCGAAGCGGCAGGCATCACCCATGCCAATGCCAAGGTCCGCCTCCATCGGGCACGCCAGGCGTTGGGCCGCCGGCTGGAGCAATCATGCGGCCCTTCCTGTTGCCGTCGAGGCTGCGTGGACTGTCCCTGTGAGCCCACCTGA
- a CDS encoding cation diffusion facilitator family transporter — MSGTHNHSAPSPGRAFALGVSLNLAFVAIEATFGVVSGSLALLADAGHNLSDVLGLVLAWGASILARRKPTERHTYGLRSSSILAAFLNALLLLVAVGGIGWEAVRRLGQPAPVSSVTIMAVASVGILINTVTALLFWKDRKKDLNIRGAFLHMAADAGVSLGVVLAGALIHFTGWEWLDPVVTLAIAVLIFVGTWGLLKDSVNLALHAVPENIDMASVREKLGQAPGVSEVHDLHVWAMSTTEAALTAHLVVRGMQPDDAFLDRLKRQLHDEFGIEHVTLQVEAGALSGCCQLAPQREPRPAHAGEGRHV, encoded by the coding sequence ATGTCAGGTACCCACAATCACTCAGCGCCGTCACCGGGCCGGGCATTCGCGCTGGGCGTTTCGCTCAACCTGGCCTTCGTGGCCATCGAGGCCACCTTTGGGGTTGTTTCCGGCTCGCTGGCACTGTTGGCGGATGCCGGGCACAACCTGAGCGACGTCCTCGGGCTGGTGCTCGCCTGGGGAGCGAGCATCCTGGCCCGGCGGAAGCCGACGGAGCGGCACACCTATGGCCTGCGCAGCTCGTCCATCCTGGCCGCTTTTCTCAATGCCCTCCTGCTGCTCGTCGCGGTGGGCGGCATCGGCTGGGAGGCGGTGCGGCGGCTGGGACAGCCCGCCCCTGTCTCCAGTGTCACCATCATGGCCGTGGCCAGCGTGGGCATCCTCATCAACACCGTCACGGCCCTGCTCTTCTGGAAGGACCGAAAGAAGGACCTCAACATCCGGGGGGCCTTCCTCCACATGGCCGCGGACGCGGGCGTCTCACTCGGCGTCGTCCTGGCCGGTGCCCTCATCCATTTCACCGGGTGGGAATGGCTGGACCCCGTGGTGACGCTTGCAATCGCGGTCCTCATCTTCGTGGGGACGTGGGGCCTGCTCAAGGACTCGGTCAACCTCGCGCTGCATGCCGTGCCGGAGAACATCGACATGGCTTCGGTGCGGGAGAAACTCGGCCAGGCGCCCGGTGTCTCCGAGGTGCATGACTTGCACGTCTGGGCCATGAGCACGACGGAGGCGGCGCTGACGGCCCATCTCGTCGTCCGCGGAATGCAGCCGGATGACGCGTTCCTTGACCGGCTGAAGCGGCAGCTCCACGACGAGTTTGGCATCGAGCACGTCACACTCCAGGTGGAAGCAGGGGCGCTCTCCGGCTGCTGTCAGCTCGCTCCCCAGAGGGAGCCCCGCCCGGCGCATGCAGGAGAGGGACGCCATGTCTGA
- a CDS encoding cation transporter, protein MSEAFVLSGDRVPLLRRATALTLLTVSWNLVEGASAVAAALAAGSVALLGFGVDSFVESTSAGVMLWRLSAERNTRRTPAELQKLDRRAHQLIGLTLILLAAYVTWDASTALLTGERAQPSIVGLVLTSVSLAVMMWLARAKKRTAAALGSRAMEADAFQTSACWWLSLITLVGIGLNAAWGWWWADPIAALGMTLFIAKEGWEAWKGEDTCATCS, encoded by the coding sequence ATGTCTGAAGCTTTCGTCCTGTCCGGTGACCGCGTGCCGCTCCTCAGGCGGGCCACGGCCCTGACACTCCTCACCGTCAGTTGGAACCTCGTCGAGGGCGCTAGCGCGGTGGCGGCCGCCCTCGCCGCCGGCAGCGTGGCGTTGCTTGGTTTCGGCGTGGACAGCTTCGTGGAGAGCACGTCGGCGGGTGTCATGCTGTGGCGGCTGTCCGCGGAGCGGAACACCCGCCGCACGCCAGCGGAGTTGCAGAAGCTCGACAGGCGCGCGCACCAACTCATCGGACTGACGCTCATCCTGCTCGCCGCGTACGTCACCTGGGACGCAAGCACGGCGCTGCTCACGGGTGAGCGTGCGCAGCCGAGCATCGTCGGCCTGGTGCTGACCAGCGTCTCCTTGGCGGTGATGATGTGGCTTGCCCGCGCGAAGAAGCGCACCGCGGCGGCGCTCGGCAGCAGAGCCATGGAGGCGGACGCCTTCCAGACATCCGCCTGCTGGTGGTTGTCGCTCATCACCCTGGTGGGCATCGGCCTCAACGCCGCATGGGGCTGGTGGTGGGCGGACCCCATTGCCGCGCTGGGAATGACGCTCTTCATCGCGAAGGAAGGCTGGGAAGCCTGGAAGGGCGAGGACACGTGCGCGACATGCTCGTGA
- a CDS encoding TolC family protein, whose translation MALALEHSPRLLPARAEAAAARARLEGASLLFQQNPEVSAAVGPRQRPGNTSVDVGLGVSQRLEVFGQRGARKDAARAELSSSEARLEALKVDLAAEAREAFAQAVAAEQEVRLAEEGRTLADQAFRAAQERQAAGAASRIEANTARVEQGRAARESALALQRRSVAYAQLRLLLGLESSEALALEGGVMAPPSAQAPPLETLLERALAHRAEVKAARAEVDAARAEGKLAAREALPSPRLGASYSREEDANIIQGTLSLELPVFNRNPAARGVSAARLTQAEGTLRAVEQLVRSEVTLALERYQGASAAAAVYSEDVLAALQENLELVNEAYRAGKVDFLELLVIRRESLDARRGYIDALRELATADAQLKRAVGSLP comes from the coding sequence GTGGCACTCGCGCTGGAGCACAGCCCGCGCCTTCTTCCAGCGCGTGCGGAAGCCGCCGCCGCGCGGGCGCGTCTGGAGGGGGCCTCTCTCCTCTTCCAGCAGAACCCGGAGGTGTCGGCCGCCGTCGGGCCCCGGCAGCGGCCGGGAAACACCAGCGTGGACGTCGGGCTGGGGGTAAGCCAGCGGCTCGAAGTCTTCGGCCAGCGTGGCGCCCGCAAGGACGCCGCGAGAGCGGAGCTGAGCAGCAGCGAGGCACGCCTGGAGGCGCTGAAGGTCGACCTTGCGGCCGAGGCACGCGAGGCTTTCGCCCAGGCCGTAGCGGCGGAACAGGAAGTCCGGCTGGCCGAGGAGGGGCGTACCCTGGCTGACCAGGCGTTCCGGGCCGCCCAGGAGCGCCAAGCAGCGGGCGCCGCTTCTCGCATCGAGGCCAACACCGCACGCGTGGAGCAGGGCCGCGCTGCCCGAGAGAGCGCGCTGGCCCTCCAGCGGCGCTCGGTGGCCTACGCACAACTGCGCCTGTTGTTGGGCCTGGAGTCCTCCGAAGCGTTGGCGCTAGAGGGCGGAGTCATGGCTCCGCCGTCCGCACAGGCGCCGCCCTTGGAAACGCTCCTCGAGAGGGCGCTCGCGCACAGAGCAGAGGTGAAGGCGGCGCGGGCGGAGGTCGACGCCGCCCGGGCGGAAGGCAAGCTCGCCGCGCGCGAGGCCCTGCCCAGCCCCCGCCTCGGGGCGAGCTACAGCCGCGAGGAGGATGCCAACATCATCCAGGGCACCCTTTCTCTCGAGCTGCCCGTTTTCAATCGCAACCCGGCGGCCCGGGGCGTGAGCGCCGCGCGCCTGACGCAGGCGGAGGGCACGCTTCGGGCCGTCGAGCAGCTGGTGCGCTCCGAGGTGACGCTCGCGCTGGAGCGCTACCAGGGCGCGAGCGCCGCCGCAGCCGTCTACAGCGAGGACGTCCTCGCCGCGCTCCAGGAGAACCTGGAGCTGGTCAACGAAGCGTACCGCGCCGGCAAGGTGGACTTCTTGGAGCTGCTGGTCATCCGGCGGGAGTCCCTGGACGCACGGCGGGGCTACATCGACGCGCTGCGGGAGTTGGCCACCGCGGACGCACAACTGAAGCGGGCAGTCGGGAGCCTTCCATGA
- a CDS encoding efflux RND transporter periplasmic adaptor subunit — protein MTRYMLLCLTLSSLLLGCSRKEETPPGGAEPKAGAGETKAAEGDAAPGEGEGHGEGHEEIITLPPEALKNAQLQRAHAQLKPLSRGLTAAARISFTQKGVAQVAARVPGRIASIEVNLGQKVKKGDVLGYLESPELGQARADYLSAATKSRVAEENFRREKELLGKGISSEREARQAEAEFSTAQADMNAAEGRLHALGLNDAEIRALKADEHYSSRFPARSPLDGTVVQIGGTVGASVDASTPLYTVADLRELWVVLDVFESQLRSVRVGQPVALTVSALGDRRFEGRVEYIGDVVDEKTRSVPVRVAVPNADGALKAGMFAQAEVLTTEGTASDAGTPEPTRLVIPREAVQKVGEEQFVFVPVKENQFKPVKVRAGASSAREVEVLSGIEAGTEVVTQGAFILKSELSKESMGEHD, from the coding sequence ATGACTCGTTACATGCTGCTGTGCTTGACGCTCTCCTCCCTGCTGCTCGGCTGCTCACGCAAGGAGGAAACGCCGCCCGGAGGCGCCGAACCCAAGGCAGGCGCGGGCGAAACAAAGGCAGCGGAGGGTGACGCTGCCCCTGGGGAGGGCGAAGGCCATGGGGAGGGGCACGAGGAAATCATCACCCTCCCACCCGAGGCGCTGAAGAATGCCCAGCTGCAGCGGGCCCACGCGCAGCTCAAGCCGCTTTCCAGGGGGCTTACCGCCGCCGCGCGCATCTCGTTCACCCAGAAGGGCGTCGCCCAGGTGGCGGCGCGCGTCCCCGGACGGATTGCCAGCATTGAAGTCAACCTGGGGCAGAAGGTGAAGAAGGGCGACGTGCTCGGGTACCTGGAGAGTCCGGAGCTGGGCCAGGCGCGCGCCGACTACCTCTCGGCGGCAACGAAGTCACGCGTGGCCGAGGAGAACTTCCGCCGGGAGAAGGAGTTGCTGGGAAAAGGCATCTCCTCGGAGAGGGAAGCGCGCCAGGCGGAGGCGGAATTCTCCACGGCGCAGGCGGACATGAATGCGGCGGAGGGGCGACTGCATGCGCTCGGGCTCAATGACGCGGAGATTCGCGCGCTCAAGGCCGACGAGCACTACAGCTCGCGATTCCCGGCTCGCAGCCCACTGGACGGCACAGTCGTGCAGATTGGCGGCACCGTGGGGGCCAGCGTGGACGCGTCCACGCCCCTCTACACCGTCGCGGACCTGCGGGAGCTCTGGGTGGTGCTGGACGTCTTCGAGTCCCAGCTGCGCAGCGTACGGGTCGGCCAGCCGGTGGCCCTCACCGTCTCAGCTCTCGGCGACAGGCGCTTCGAGGGCCGCGTCGAATACATCGGCGATGTCGTCGATGAGAAGACGCGCTCGGTGCCGGTGCGGGTGGCCGTCCCCAACGCCGACGGAGCCCTCAAGGCGGGCATGTTCGCCCAGGCGGAAGTCCTCACCACGGAGGGGACAGCATCCGATGCCGGGACTCCCGAGCCCACGCGCCTCGTCATCCCGCGCGAGGCCGTGCAGAAGGTGGGCGAGGAGCAGTTCGTCTTCGTCCCGGTGAAGGAGAACCAGTTCAAGCCCGTGAAGGTGCGGGCCGGCGCGAGCTCCGCCCGGGAGGTGGAGGTGCTCTCCGGCATCGAGGCGGGCACCGAGGTCGTCACGCAGGGCGCGTTCATTCTCAAGTCCGAGCTCTCCAAGGAGAGCATGGGCGAGCACGACTGA